From Leishmania braziliensis MHOM/BR/75/M2904 complete genome, chromosome 22, a single genomic window includes:
- a CDS encoding fk506-binding protein 1-like protein, translating to MQAIVPFVISCIFFFLLLNLFNFFSFDLITPIAQHSEKTGKRKGNRVQFVFHLSRQCIIKNNKDRLRITSPTHTYGDTMPSDAVVMDKIIEGDGKTIPRPGSVVTLDYIGYLEDGSKFDSTLERGKPFVFRVGCGEVIKGWDAGIVQMSKGERSKLTMPASLAYGGTGFPGLIPPNATIVFEVTLLDVA from the coding sequence aTGCAGGCGATAGTCCCCTTCGTTATTTCTTGTAtcttcttctttttgctTCTTAACCTGTTCAacttcttttcctttgaTCTGATCACGCCTATCGCACAACACAGCGAGAAAACAGGGAAACGAAAAGGCAATCGCGTCCAGTTCGTCTTTCACCTCTCGAGGCAGTGCATCATCAAGAACAACAAGGATCGTCTACGCATCACATCGCCTACACACACTTACGGAGATACGATGCCCAGCGACGCAGTGGTGATGGATAAGATTATTGAGGGCGATGGCAAGACGATTCCTCGCCCTGGAAGTGTTGTGACTCTAGACTATATTGGCTATCTGGAGGACGGAAGTAAGTTTGACTCGACGCTGGAGCGCGGGAAGCCTTTCGTGTTTCGCGTCGGGTGCGGTGAGGTAATCAAGGGCTGGGATGCGGGTATTGTCCAGATGTCCAAGGGAGAGCGTAGCAAGCTGACGATGCCAGCGTCTCTTGCCTACGGCGGCACAGGATTTCCGGGGCTGATCCCCCCCAACGCGACAATTGTGTTCGAGGTAACGCTGCTCGACGTAGCGTAG